The nucleotide window TGGAAGTCGCCGGAAAAACTATAGTAGCGATGATTGTTGCAACAAGTATGCATTGGCTAGCTGTGGTTCTCATCCATTGTTCTCCGTTTTTCAACAAATCTTCATGTGTACTAGTGAACAACTCACGTGGTGTTTTGCCATTTCTGTTCTGCAACTCTCTATATGAAGGCATTACCAGCAATTCAACATCCTACATTATAGGCATGCATCAGTTTATACAATAAGTTAGTGATAAACTAAATGGGGTGACAACAAATCAAAGTATCCAACTATTCAATAAACCgaacttttaaattttcctaTAAAATGCCAAACTTACTTTGAATATCTGCAACTCTCGCTGCATTTCTAAAGCTGCACCCGACATAGAGTTGACCAGCTTTGGATTTGGGTATTTTGCAGCTAGATGTAATAAGCTATTGTTATCCTTATCTAAATAAGTTGCTATCAACTGTTTGTTAAAGCCTATCTTATGAATTAATTGGAATAAATCACCGTAACGATACATAATTGCAATGTGAAAGATAGTGCGCTGCTGATCATCCTTTTGATGAACCAGATCAGGATAAAGGCGGATGAGTTCAGCTAAGAATTTGAAGTTCCCTAAATGAGCTGCATCGAACAATAATTCTCTATGTTCATCAAAGTAACTCCAGACTTGGTCACCCattttttccaatattttctCCCAAAGAAGTTTAACCAACTCTAGAGCCTGATTTAATAAGTCACTTCTGCTACTTTGGTCCAACATATGCAAGGGCGTCAAAGCCAGTTTATGCAACGGTGTCAAAATAGCCTCCCTATGCAGGTAAGAAGTCATAGCCAgttcattttcattatcaacttGTAGCAATTCCAATGCAAGATCTAGGAAATTCATCCAAATATTGTAAGGAATTGATAAGGCGtttgtaataatttaacaaaacacgtaagagatattaattatcgaaagcatgaaaaaatataattgatatagcAAAAAAAAGTAATCCATAAATACTTACCGTATAAGGTAGTATCAATGCTtgcaaaaaatatttgttttttgtcCTCGCCAGTCAATATTCCCTTATTTTTATAATGCTGACGGTATAAAAATAATGCCATATCCCTTTGTCCGAACAATGCAGCTAAATACAGTGGAGTCAACTGTTCCCCACCACGGATTTCCAACAGGCTGTAGTCCTTTTCCAACATTTTCTCAGCAACTGATATACTCCCAGCCATAACAGCAAAACAGAAGGCAGTGTTTCCTTTTTCGTTTTGCAGCTTGAGGTCATTATAATTTGCCATCAATTTAATCATCTTCTCCACAAAGTCAGTTTGTTTTGCTCCTGCAGCTACATGAAAAATTGTCTCTTGTCCTTCTGTGA belongs to Mangifera indica cultivar Alphonso chromosome 2, CATAS_Mindica_2.1, whole genome shotgun sequence and includes:
- the LOC123199153 gene encoding uncharacterized protein LOC123199153, whose protein sequence is MEPRRGNSSPLSAELEIVVHWTKQDMAESSESGSSSCSEQNRNQNKWQPSLILLDEPNKVKHQLRLDLLKAALEGDTEEAERLINDNSSMSLSSAAITEGQETIFHVAAGAKQTDFVEKMIKLMANYNDLKLQNEKGNTAFCFAVMAGSISVAEKMLEKDYSLLEIRGGEQLTPLYLAALFGQRDMALFLYRQHYKNKGILTGEDKKQIFFASIDTTLYDLALELLQVDNENELAMTSYLHREAILTPLHKLALTPLHMLDQSSRSDLLNQALELVKLLWEKILEKMGDQVWSYFDEHRELLFDAAHLGNFKFLAELIRLYPDLVHQKDDQQRTIFHIAIMYRYGDLFQLIHKIGFNKQLIATYLDKDNNSLLHLAAKYPNPKLVNSMSGAALEMQRELQIFKDVELLVMPSYRELQNRNGKTPRELFTSTHEDLLKNGEQWMRTTASQCILVATIIATIVFPATSKLSGGYNDKGIPIHQRNIVDRVFTMTDGITLSFSSISILLFLSILTSRFAVNDFYKSLPLKLVAGLLTLLISIAAMMLAFIPSFFMDYDHRTSNVIPILGTVSWMQLVFELKEIMDLWLLILGVFYVVKLFLTQMEAKKVNCPIWTYYICKRGPSSFLKSCANVLVYADTGAILSSQGISPLFQTGNSGGPDKFKLPAVVILASSDW